Proteins from a single region of Takifugu rubripes chromosome 4, fTakRub1.2, whole genome shotgun sequence:
- the arhgap22a gene encoding rho GTPase-activating protein 22 isoform X4: MVLGELSRLSRPCSPLDQEKPLKEGWLKRQRSIMKNWQLRWFVLRADALYFYKDQDETKAQGCIPLQGSRVNELSANQDEPGRHLFEMVPEKDRTGTSHESFLLMANSQTDMEEWIRAIRRAIWAPLGGAIFGQHLEETMLYEAQCGSQRLVPALVEKCVCFIREHGLKEEGLFRAPGQNNHVRELQGAFDRGEKLVFDSSTDVHTVASLLKLYIRELPEPIVPFSKYTQFLSCAQILPKDTEMGTIELSKQVKSLPQVNYNLLKYICKFLDEVQSHSDDNKMSVQNLATVFGPNILRPRVEDPVTMMEGSSQVQHLMTVLISEHNGLYQDEESQPDTQLVRQQSNGQRCKVEWLPQEVPHPLSLSAGSKTPDDKPESSTLAESTRTDSATVLDKGEEGQSGGKDKRKKEESLEGKAESKTEGGVEVSPSKQTKAQPSWKTSFMSGAASGGPRAKIGGSAGDVSAAGGSNWLMNGLSSLRAHRRTTSSGERLKDSTASLKDSTLSLKEACLKDMQRDSDEDSPKMSLSHKALQHRLSAYDNVGPSTLSLPADSSTIWTSYEISLAEPQGSNKAVKQEKTPELMENKGGLDHGGGEDNHVLANEDLATMLTELKQELKKQRSSYESCIRKLDESCSQYRSQMNRLEEELDQEKKRFHMLEIRLRNSERAHKDAETRNVLLQQEMEEFFKTLGDLTTGATQTN; encoded by the exons ATGGTGCTGGGCGAGCTGTCTCGGCTCTCCAGGCCCTGCTCTCCTCTGGATCAGGAGAAGCCTCTGAAGGAGGGCTGGTTGAAGAGGCAGCGGAGTATCATGAAAAACTGGCAGCTGCGCTGGTTTGTCCTGAGAGCGGATGCTCTTTATTTCTACAAGGACCAGGATGAAACCAAGGCACAG GGTTGTATTCCTCTCCAGGGCAGTCGGGTCAATGAGCTGTCTGCCAATCAGGACGAGCCTGGACGTCACCTTTTTGAAATGGTTCCAG AAAAGGATCGAACAGGTACGAGTCATGAATCCTTTCTGCTGATGGCTAACTCTCAGACTGACATGGAGGAGTGGATCAGAGCCATTCGCAGAGCCATCTGGGCCCCTCTTGGAGGAG CCATTTTTGGGCAGCACCTGGAGGAGACCATGTTGTACGAGGCCCAGTGTGGCTCTCAGCGTCTGGTCCCTGCGCTTGTGGAGAAGTGTGTCTGTTTCATACGTGAACATGGGCTCAAAGAGGAGGGTCTCTTCAGGGCCCCTGGCCAGAACAACCATGTCCGCGAGCTGCAGGGTGCATTTGACCGTGGTGAGAAGCTAGTGTTTGACAG TTCCACAGATGTCCACACGGTGGCGTCACTGCTGAAGCTGTACATACGGGAACTCCCGGAGCCAATCGTCCCATTCTCCAAGTACACTCAGTTTCTGTCCTGTGCTCAGATTCTTCCCAAGGACACAGAAATG GGCACAATAGAGCTGAGCAAACAGGTGAAATCTCTTCCTCAGGTCAACTACAACCTCCTTAAATACATCTGCAA GTTTCTGGATGAGGTCCAGTCTCATTCCGATGACAATAAAATGAGTGTTCAGAACCTAGCCACTGTGTTTGGACCCAATATCCTTCGACCCAGAGTGGAAGACCCAGTAACCATGATGGAGG gaagttcacAGGTGCAGCACCTCATGACTGTGCTGATCAGTGAACATAACGGCCTTTACCAAGACGAGGAGTCTCAACCGGATACTCAGCTTGTCCGGCAGCAAAGTAATGGCCAACGGTGCAAAGTGGAATGGCTCCCGCAAGAAGTCCCTCAtcccctgtccctctctgcTGGCTCCAAAACCCCAGATGACAAACCAGAATCATCTACCCTTGCTGAAAGTACACGGACTGATTCAGCCACAGTGTTGGATAAGGGTGAGGAAGGACAAAGTGGAGGAAAAGACAAacgaaagaaagaggagagtcTGGAGGGTAAAGCAGAAAGTAAAACTGAAGGAGGGGTGGAGGTTAGTCCCAGTAAGCAGACAAAGGCCCAGCCCTCCTGGAAAACCTCCTTCATGAGTGGCGCAGCATCTGGAGGACCGAGGGCCAAAATTGGGGGGTCAGCGGGAGATGTGTCAGCAGCGGGTGGGAGCAACTGGCTGATGAATGGCCTATCGTCCCTCCGAGCTCACAGGCGCACCACCTCCTCGGGTGAAAGACTTAAAGACTCCACTGCATCCCTGAAGGACTCCACCCTCTCCCTGAAAGAGGCCTGTCTGAAGGACATGCAGAGAGACTCTGATGAAGACTCCCCCAAAATGTCCCTGTCCCACAAAGCTCTGCAGCACCGCCTGTCTGCCTATGACAACGTTGGCCCCTCCACCCTGAGCCTCCCTGCTGACTCCTCCACCATCTGGACCTCCTATGAGATCTCATTGGCGGAGCCGCAAGGAAGCAATAAGGCCGTGAAACAAGAGAAAACCCCAGAGCTGATGGAGAACAAAGGTGGTCTGGATCACGGCGGCGGCGAGGATAATCACGTACTAGCGAATGAAGATCTCGCCACAATGCTGACAGAGCTCAAAcaggagctgaagaagcagaGGTCGAGCTACGAAAGCTGCATACGCAA GTTAGACGAATCTTGCTCACAGTACCGTTCACAAATGAACCGCCTTGAGGAGGAACTGGACCAGGAAAAGAAGAGGTTTCACATGCTAGAGATCCGGCTCAGGAACTCAGAGAGGGCTCACAAAGACGCGGAGACGAGGAACGTTCTTCTtcagcaggagatggaggagttcTTCAAAACCCTTGGAGATCTGACCACGGGAGCCACGCAGACCAACTAG
- the arhgap22a gene encoding rho GTPase-activating protein 22 isoform X2, with amino-acid sequence MATVVENTQGIFRAMKLSRTLLTSTKESVLTARSKSMVLGELSRLSRPCSPLDQEKPLKEGWLKRQRSIMKNWQLRWFVLRADALYFYKDQDETKAQGSRVNELSANQDEPGRHLFEMVPEKDRTGTSHESFLLMANSQTDMEEWIRAIRRAIWAPLGGAIFGQHLEETMLYEAQCGSQRLVPALVEKCVCFIREHGLKEEGLFRAPGQNNHVRELQGAFDRGEKLVFDSSTDVHTVASLLKLYIRELPEPIVPFSKYTQFLSCAQILPKDTEMGTIELSKQVKSLPQVNYNLLKYICKFLDEVQSHSDDNKMSVQNLATVFGPNILRPRVEDPVTMMEGSSQVQHLMTVLISEHNGLYQDEESQPDTQLVRQQSNGQRCKVEWLPQEVPHPLSLSAGSKTPDDKPESSTLAESTRTDSATVLDKGEEGQSGGKDKRKKEESLEGKAESKTEGGVEVSPSKQTKAQPSWKTSFMSGAASGGPRAKIGGSAGDVSAAGGSNWLMNGLSSLRAHRRTTSSGERLKDSTASLKDSTLSLKEACLKDMQRDSDEDSPKMSLSHKALQHRLSAYDNVGPSTLSLPADSSTIWTSYEISLAEPQGSNKAVKQEKTPELMENKGGLDHGGGEDNHVLANEDLATMLTELKQELKKQRSSYESCIRKLDESCSQYRSQMNRLEEELDQEKKRFHMLEIRLRNSERAHKDAETRNVLLQQEMEEFFKTLGDLTTGATQTN; translated from the exons ATGGCCACAGTTGTGGAGAATACACAGGGCATTTTCAGAGCCATGAAGCTATCCAGGACTCTTCTGACCAGCACCAAAGAAAGTGTACTAACAG caCGGTCCAAGAGCATGGTGCTGGGCGAGCTGTCTCGGCTCTCCAGGCCCTGCTCTCCTCTGGATCAGGAGAAGCCTCTGAAGGAGGGCTGGTTGAAGAGGCAGCGGAGTATCATGAAAAACTGGCAGCTGCGCTGGTTTGTCCTGAGAGCGGATGCTCTTTATTTCTACAAGGACCAGGATGAAACCAAGGCACAG GGCAGTCGGGTCAATGAGCTGTCTGCCAATCAGGACGAGCCTGGACGTCACCTTTTTGAAATGGTTCCAG AAAAGGATCGAACAGGTACGAGTCATGAATCCTTTCTGCTGATGGCTAACTCTCAGACTGACATGGAGGAGTGGATCAGAGCCATTCGCAGAGCCATCTGGGCCCCTCTTGGAGGAG CCATTTTTGGGCAGCACCTGGAGGAGACCATGTTGTACGAGGCCCAGTGTGGCTCTCAGCGTCTGGTCCCTGCGCTTGTGGAGAAGTGTGTCTGTTTCATACGTGAACATGGGCTCAAAGAGGAGGGTCTCTTCAGGGCCCCTGGCCAGAACAACCATGTCCGCGAGCTGCAGGGTGCATTTGACCGTGGTGAGAAGCTAGTGTTTGACAG TTCCACAGATGTCCACACGGTGGCGTCACTGCTGAAGCTGTACATACGGGAACTCCCGGAGCCAATCGTCCCATTCTCCAAGTACACTCAGTTTCTGTCCTGTGCTCAGATTCTTCCCAAGGACACAGAAATG GGCACAATAGAGCTGAGCAAACAGGTGAAATCTCTTCCTCAGGTCAACTACAACCTCCTTAAATACATCTGCAA GTTTCTGGATGAGGTCCAGTCTCATTCCGATGACAATAAAATGAGTGTTCAGAACCTAGCCACTGTGTTTGGACCCAATATCCTTCGACCCAGAGTGGAAGACCCAGTAACCATGATGGAGG gaagttcacAGGTGCAGCACCTCATGACTGTGCTGATCAGTGAACATAACGGCCTTTACCAAGACGAGGAGTCTCAACCGGATACTCAGCTTGTCCGGCAGCAAAGTAATGGCCAACGGTGCAAAGTGGAATGGCTCCCGCAAGAAGTCCCTCAtcccctgtccctctctgcTGGCTCCAAAACCCCAGATGACAAACCAGAATCATCTACCCTTGCTGAAAGTACACGGACTGATTCAGCCACAGTGTTGGATAAGGGTGAGGAAGGACAAAGTGGAGGAAAAGACAAacgaaagaaagaggagagtcTGGAGGGTAAAGCAGAAAGTAAAACTGAAGGAGGGGTGGAGGTTAGTCCCAGTAAGCAGACAAAGGCCCAGCCCTCCTGGAAAACCTCCTTCATGAGTGGCGCAGCATCTGGAGGACCGAGGGCCAAAATTGGGGGGTCAGCGGGAGATGTGTCAGCAGCGGGTGGGAGCAACTGGCTGATGAATGGCCTATCGTCCCTCCGAGCTCACAGGCGCACCACCTCCTCGGGTGAAAGACTTAAAGACTCCACTGCATCCCTGAAGGACTCCACCCTCTCCCTGAAAGAGGCCTGTCTGAAGGACATGCAGAGAGACTCTGATGAAGACTCCCCCAAAATGTCCCTGTCCCACAAAGCTCTGCAGCACCGCCTGTCTGCCTATGACAACGTTGGCCCCTCCACCCTGAGCCTCCCTGCTGACTCCTCCACCATCTGGACCTCCTATGAGATCTCATTGGCGGAGCCGCAAGGAAGCAATAAGGCCGTGAAACAAGAGAAAACCCCAGAGCTGATGGAGAACAAAGGTGGTCTGGATCACGGCGGCGGCGAGGATAATCACGTACTAGCGAATGAAGATCTCGCCACAATGCTGACAGAGCTCAAAcaggagctgaagaagcagaGGTCGAGCTACGAAAGCTGCATACGCAA GTTAGACGAATCTTGCTCACAGTACCGTTCACAAATGAACCGCCTTGAGGAGGAACTGGACCAGGAAAAGAAGAGGTTTCACATGCTAGAGATCCGGCTCAGGAACTCAGAGAGGGCTCACAAAGACGCGGAGACGAGGAACGTTCTTCTtcagcaggagatggaggagttcTTCAAAACCCTTGGAGATCTGACCACGGGAGCCACGCAGACCAACTAG
- the arhgap22a gene encoding rho GTPase-activating protein 22 isoform X6 — translation MPLGSRVNELSANQDEPGRHLFEMVPEKDRTGTSHESFLLMANSQTDMEEWIRAIRRAIWAPLGGAIFGQHLEETMLYEAQCGSQRLVPALVEKCVCFIREHGLKEEGLFRAPGQNNHVRELQGAFDRGEKLVFDSSTDVHTVASLLKLYIRELPEPIVPFSKYTQFLSCAQILPKDTEMGTIELSKQVKSLPQVNYNLLKYICKFLDEVQSHSDDNKMSVQNLATVFGPNILRPRVEDPVTMMEGSSQVQHLMTVLISEHNGLYQDEESQPDTQLVRQQSNGQRCKVEWLPQEVPHPLSLSAGSKTPDDKPESSTLAESTRTDSATVLDKGEEGQSGGKDKRKKEESLEGKAESKTEGGVEVSPSKQTKAQPSWKTSFMSGAASGGPRAKIGGSAGDVSAAGGSNWLMNGLSSLRAHRRTTSSGERLKDSTASLKDSTLSLKEACLKDMQRDSDEDSPKMSLSHKALQHRLSAYDNVGPSTLSLPADSSTIWTSYEISLAEPQGSNKAVKQEKTPELMENKGGLDHGGGEDNHVLANEDLATMLTELKQELKKQRSSYESCIRKLDESCSQYRSQMNRLEEELDQEKKRFHMLEIRLRNSERAHKDAETRNVLLQQEMEEFFKTLGDLTTGATQTN, via the exons ATGCCTCTG GGCAGTCGGGTCAATGAGCTGTCTGCCAATCAGGACGAGCCTGGACGTCACCTTTTTGAAATGGTTCCAG AAAAGGATCGAACAGGTACGAGTCATGAATCCTTTCTGCTGATGGCTAACTCTCAGACTGACATGGAGGAGTGGATCAGAGCCATTCGCAGAGCCATCTGGGCCCCTCTTGGAGGAG CCATTTTTGGGCAGCACCTGGAGGAGACCATGTTGTACGAGGCCCAGTGTGGCTCTCAGCGTCTGGTCCCTGCGCTTGTGGAGAAGTGTGTCTGTTTCATACGTGAACATGGGCTCAAAGAGGAGGGTCTCTTCAGGGCCCCTGGCCAGAACAACCATGTCCGCGAGCTGCAGGGTGCATTTGACCGTGGTGAGAAGCTAGTGTTTGACAG TTCCACAGATGTCCACACGGTGGCGTCACTGCTGAAGCTGTACATACGGGAACTCCCGGAGCCAATCGTCCCATTCTCCAAGTACACTCAGTTTCTGTCCTGTGCTCAGATTCTTCCCAAGGACACAGAAATG GGCACAATAGAGCTGAGCAAACAGGTGAAATCTCTTCCTCAGGTCAACTACAACCTCCTTAAATACATCTGCAA GTTTCTGGATGAGGTCCAGTCTCATTCCGATGACAATAAAATGAGTGTTCAGAACCTAGCCACTGTGTTTGGACCCAATATCCTTCGACCCAGAGTGGAAGACCCAGTAACCATGATGGAGG gaagttcacAGGTGCAGCACCTCATGACTGTGCTGATCAGTGAACATAACGGCCTTTACCAAGACGAGGAGTCTCAACCGGATACTCAGCTTGTCCGGCAGCAAAGTAATGGCCAACGGTGCAAAGTGGAATGGCTCCCGCAAGAAGTCCCTCAtcccctgtccctctctgcTGGCTCCAAAACCCCAGATGACAAACCAGAATCATCTACCCTTGCTGAAAGTACACGGACTGATTCAGCCACAGTGTTGGATAAGGGTGAGGAAGGACAAAGTGGAGGAAAAGACAAacgaaagaaagaggagagtcTGGAGGGTAAAGCAGAAAGTAAAACTGAAGGAGGGGTGGAGGTTAGTCCCAGTAAGCAGACAAAGGCCCAGCCCTCCTGGAAAACCTCCTTCATGAGTGGCGCAGCATCTGGAGGACCGAGGGCCAAAATTGGGGGGTCAGCGGGAGATGTGTCAGCAGCGGGTGGGAGCAACTGGCTGATGAATGGCCTATCGTCCCTCCGAGCTCACAGGCGCACCACCTCCTCGGGTGAAAGACTTAAAGACTCCACTGCATCCCTGAAGGACTCCACCCTCTCCCTGAAAGAGGCCTGTCTGAAGGACATGCAGAGAGACTCTGATGAAGACTCCCCCAAAATGTCCCTGTCCCACAAAGCTCTGCAGCACCGCCTGTCTGCCTATGACAACGTTGGCCCCTCCACCCTGAGCCTCCCTGCTGACTCCTCCACCATCTGGACCTCCTATGAGATCTCATTGGCGGAGCCGCAAGGAAGCAATAAGGCCGTGAAACAAGAGAAAACCCCAGAGCTGATGGAGAACAAAGGTGGTCTGGATCACGGCGGCGGCGAGGATAATCACGTACTAGCGAATGAAGATCTCGCCACAATGCTGACAGAGCTCAAAcaggagctgaagaagcagaGGTCGAGCTACGAAAGCTGCATACGCAA GTTAGACGAATCTTGCTCACAGTACCGTTCACAAATGAACCGCCTTGAGGAGGAACTGGACCAGGAAAAGAAGAGGTTTCACATGCTAGAGATCCGGCTCAGGAACTCAGAGAGGGCTCACAAAGACGCGGAGACGAGGAACGTTCTTCTtcagcaggagatggaggagttcTTCAAAACCCTTGGAGATCTGACCACGGGAGCCACGCAGACCAACTAG
- the arhgap22a gene encoding rho GTPase-activating protein 22 isoform X1, which produces MATVVENTQGIFRAMKLSRTLLTSTKESVLTARSKSMVLGELSRLSRPCSPLDQEKPLKEGWLKRQRSIMKNWQLRWFVLRADALYFYKDQDETKAQGCIPLQGSRVNELSANQDEPGRHLFEMVPEKDRTGTSHESFLLMANSQTDMEEWIRAIRRAIWAPLGGAIFGQHLEETMLYEAQCGSQRLVPALVEKCVCFIREHGLKEEGLFRAPGQNNHVRELQGAFDRGEKLVFDSSTDVHTVASLLKLYIRELPEPIVPFSKYTQFLSCAQILPKDTEMGTIELSKQVKSLPQVNYNLLKYICKFLDEVQSHSDDNKMSVQNLATVFGPNILRPRVEDPVTMMEGSSQVQHLMTVLISEHNGLYQDEESQPDTQLVRQQSNGQRCKVEWLPQEVPHPLSLSAGSKTPDDKPESSTLAESTRTDSATVLDKGEEGQSGGKDKRKKEESLEGKAESKTEGGVEVSPSKQTKAQPSWKTSFMSGAASGGPRAKIGGSAGDVSAAGGSNWLMNGLSSLRAHRRTTSSGERLKDSTASLKDSTLSLKEACLKDMQRDSDEDSPKMSLSHKALQHRLSAYDNVGPSTLSLPADSSTIWTSYEISLAEPQGSNKAVKQEKTPELMENKGGLDHGGGEDNHVLANEDLATMLTELKQELKKQRSSYESCIRKLDESCSQYRSQMNRLEEELDQEKKRFHMLEIRLRNSERAHKDAETRNVLLQQEMEEFFKTLGDLTTGATQTN; this is translated from the exons ATGGCCACAGTTGTGGAGAATACACAGGGCATTTTCAGAGCCATGAAGCTATCCAGGACTCTTCTGACCAGCACCAAAGAAAGTGTACTAACAG caCGGTCCAAGAGCATGGTGCTGGGCGAGCTGTCTCGGCTCTCCAGGCCCTGCTCTCCTCTGGATCAGGAGAAGCCTCTGAAGGAGGGCTGGTTGAAGAGGCAGCGGAGTATCATGAAAAACTGGCAGCTGCGCTGGTTTGTCCTGAGAGCGGATGCTCTTTATTTCTACAAGGACCAGGATGAAACCAAGGCACAG GGTTGTATTCCTCTCCAGGGCAGTCGGGTCAATGAGCTGTCTGCCAATCAGGACGAGCCTGGACGTCACCTTTTTGAAATGGTTCCAG AAAAGGATCGAACAGGTACGAGTCATGAATCCTTTCTGCTGATGGCTAACTCTCAGACTGACATGGAGGAGTGGATCAGAGCCATTCGCAGAGCCATCTGGGCCCCTCTTGGAGGAG CCATTTTTGGGCAGCACCTGGAGGAGACCATGTTGTACGAGGCCCAGTGTGGCTCTCAGCGTCTGGTCCCTGCGCTTGTGGAGAAGTGTGTCTGTTTCATACGTGAACATGGGCTCAAAGAGGAGGGTCTCTTCAGGGCCCCTGGCCAGAACAACCATGTCCGCGAGCTGCAGGGTGCATTTGACCGTGGTGAGAAGCTAGTGTTTGACAG TTCCACAGATGTCCACACGGTGGCGTCACTGCTGAAGCTGTACATACGGGAACTCCCGGAGCCAATCGTCCCATTCTCCAAGTACACTCAGTTTCTGTCCTGTGCTCAGATTCTTCCCAAGGACACAGAAATG GGCACAATAGAGCTGAGCAAACAGGTGAAATCTCTTCCTCAGGTCAACTACAACCTCCTTAAATACATCTGCAA GTTTCTGGATGAGGTCCAGTCTCATTCCGATGACAATAAAATGAGTGTTCAGAACCTAGCCACTGTGTTTGGACCCAATATCCTTCGACCCAGAGTGGAAGACCCAGTAACCATGATGGAGG gaagttcacAGGTGCAGCACCTCATGACTGTGCTGATCAGTGAACATAACGGCCTTTACCAAGACGAGGAGTCTCAACCGGATACTCAGCTTGTCCGGCAGCAAAGTAATGGCCAACGGTGCAAAGTGGAATGGCTCCCGCAAGAAGTCCCTCAtcccctgtccctctctgcTGGCTCCAAAACCCCAGATGACAAACCAGAATCATCTACCCTTGCTGAAAGTACACGGACTGATTCAGCCACAGTGTTGGATAAGGGTGAGGAAGGACAAAGTGGAGGAAAAGACAAacgaaagaaagaggagagtcTGGAGGGTAAAGCAGAAAGTAAAACTGAAGGAGGGGTGGAGGTTAGTCCCAGTAAGCAGACAAAGGCCCAGCCCTCCTGGAAAACCTCCTTCATGAGTGGCGCAGCATCTGGAGGACCGAGGGCCAAAATTGGGGGGTCAGCGGGAGATGTGTCAGCAGCGGGTGGGAGCAACTGGCTGATGAATGGCCTATCGTCCCTCCGAGCTCACAGGCGCACCACCTCCTCGGGTGAAAGACTTAAAGACTCCACTGCATCCCTGAAGGACTCCACCCTCTCCCTGAAAGAGGCCTGTCTGAAGGACATGCAGAGAGACTCTGATGAAGACTCCCCCAAAATGTCCCTGTCCCACAAAGCTCTGCAGCACCGCCTGTCTGCCTATGACAACGTTGGCCCCTCCACCCTGAGCCTCCCTGCTGACTCCTCCACCATCTGGACCTCCTATGAGATCTCATTGGCGGAGCCGCAAGGAAGCAATAAGGCCGTGAAACAAGAGAAAACCCCAGAGCTGATGGAGAACAAAGGTGGTCTGGATCACGGCGGCGGCGAGGATAATCACGTACTAGCGAATGAAGATCTCGCCACAATGCTGACAGAGCTCAAAcaggagctgaagaagcagaGGTCGAGCTACGAAAGCTGCATACGCAA GTTAGACGAATCTTGCTCACAGTACCGTTCACAAATGAACCGCCTTGAGGAGGAACTGGACCAGGAAAAGAAGAGGTTTCACATGCTAGAGATCCGGCTCAGGAACTCAGAGAGGGCTCACAAAGACGCGGAGACGAGGAACGTTCTTCTtcagcaggagatggaggagttcTTCAAAACCCTTGGAGATCTGACCACGGGAGCCACGCAGACCAACTAG
- the arhgap22a gene encoding rho GTPase-activating protein 22 isoform X3: MLSPKIKQARRARSKSMVLGELSRLSRPCSPLDQEKPLKEGWLKRQRSIMKNWQLRWFVLRADALYFYKDQDETKAQGCIPLQGSRVNELSANQDEPGRHLFEMVPEKDRTGTSHESFLLMANSQTDMEEWIRAIRRAIWAPLGGAIFGQHLEETMLYEAQCGSQRLVPALVEKCVCFIREHGLKEEGLFRAPGQNNHVRELQGAFDRGEKLVFDSSTDVHTVASLLKLYIRELPEPIVPFSKYTQFLSCAQILPKDTEMGTIELSKQVKSLPQVNYNLLKYICKFLDEVQSHSDDNKMSVQNLATVFGPNILRPRVEDPVTMMEGSSQVQHLMTVLISEHNGLYQDEESQPDTQLVRQQSNGQRCKVEWLPQEVPHPLSLSAGSKTPDDKPESSTLAESTRTDSATVLDKGEEGQSGGKDKRKKEESLEGKAESKTEGGVEVSPSKQTKAQPSWKTSFMSGAASGGPRAKIGGSAGDVSAAGGSNWLMNGLSSLRAHRRTTSSGERLKDSTASLKDSTLSLKEACLKDMQRDSDEDSPKMSLSHKALQHRLSAYDNVGPSTLSLPADSSTIWTSYEISLAEPQGSNKAVKQEKTPELMENKGGLDHGGGEDNHVLANEDLATMLTELKQELKKQRSSYESCIRKLDESCSQYRSQMNRLEEELDQEKKRFHMLEIRLRNSERAHKDAETRNVLLQQEMEEFFKTLGDLTTGATQTN, encoded by the exons ATGCTGAGCCCCAAGATAAAACAGGCACGCCGGG caCGGTCCAAGAGCATGGTGCTGGGCGAGCTGTCTCGGCTCTCCAGGCCCTGCTCTCCTCTGGATCAGGAGAAGCCTCTGAAGGAGGGCTGGTTGAAGAGGCAGCGGAGTATCATGAAAAACTGGCAGCTGCGCTGGTTTGTCCTGAGAGCGGATGCTCTTTATTTCTACAAGGACCAGGATGAAACCAAGGCACAG GGTTGTATTCCTCTCCAGGGCAGTCGGGTCAATGAGCTGTCTGCCAATCAGGACGAGCCTGGACGTCACCTTTTTGAAATGGTTCCAG AAAAGGATCGAACAGGTACGAGTCATGAATCCTTTCTGCTGATGGCTAACTCTCAGACTGACATGGAGGAGTGGATCAGAGCCATTCGCAGAGCCATCTGGGCCCCTCTTGGAGGAG CCATTTTTGGGCAGCACCTGGAGGAGACCATGTTGTACGAGGCCCAGTGTGGCTCTCAGCGTCTGGTCCCTGCGCTTGTGGAGAAGTGTGTCTGTTTCATACGTGAACATGGGCTCAAAGAGGAGGGTCTCTTCAGGGCCCCTGGCCAGAACAACCATGTCCGCGAGCTGCAGGGTGCATTTGACCGTGGTGAGAAGCTAGTGTTTGACAG TTCCACAGATGTCCACACGGTGGCGTCACTGCTGAAGCTGTACATACGGGAACTCCCGGAGCCAATCGTCCCATTCTCCAAGTACACTCAGTTTCTGTCCTGTGCTCAGATTCTTCCCAAGGACACAGAAATG GGCACAATAGAGCTGAGCAAACAGGTGAAATCTCTTCCTCAGGTCAACTACAACCTCCTTAAATACATCTGCAA GTTTCTGGATGAGGTCCAGTCTCATTCCGATGACAATAAAATGAGTGTTCAGAACCTAGCCACTGTGTTTGGACCCAATATCCTTCGACCCAGAGTGGAAGACCCAGTAACCATGATGGAGG gaagttcacAGGTGCAGCACCTCATGACTGTGCTGATCAGTGAACATAACGGCCTTTACCAAGACGAGGAGTCTCAACCGGATACTCAGCTTGTCCGGCAGCAAAGTAATGGCCAACGGTGCAAAGTGGAATGGCTCCCGCAAGAAGTCCCTCAtcccctgtccctctctgcTGGCTCCAAAACCCCAGATGACAAACCAGAATCATCTACCCTTGCTGAAAGTACACGGACTGATTCAGCCACAGTGTTGGATAAGGGTGAGGAAGGACAAAGTGGAGGAAAAGACAAacgaaagaaagaggagagtcTGGAGGGTAAAGCAGAAAGTAAAACTGAAGGAGGGGTGGAGGTTAGTCCCAGTAAGCAGACAAAGGCCCAGCCCTCCTGGAAAACCTCCTTCATGAGTGGCGCAGCATCTGGAGGACCGAGGGCCAAAATTGGGGGGTCAGCGGGAGATGTGTCAGCAGCGGGTGGGAGCAACTGGCTGATGAATGGCCTATCGTCCCTCCGAGCTCACAGGCGCACCACCTCCTCGGGTGAAAGACTTAAAGACTCCACTGCATCCCTGAAGGACTCCACCCTCTCCCTGAAAGAGGCCTGTCTGAAGGACATGCAGAGAGACTCTGATGAAGACTCCCCCAAAATGTCCCTGTCCCACAAAGCTCTGCAGCACCGCCTGTCTGCCTATGACAACGTTGGCCCCTCCACCCTGAGCCTCCCTGCTGACTCCTCCACCATCTGGACCTCCTATGAGATCTCATTGGCGGAGCCGCAAGGAAGCAATAAGGCCGTGAAACAAGAGAAAACCCCAGAGCTGATGGAGAACAAAGGTGGTCTGGATCACGGCGGCGGCGAGGATAATCACGTACTAGCGAATGAAGATCTCGCCACAATGCTGACAGAGCTCAAAcaggagctgaagaagcagaGGTCGAGCTACGAAAGCTGCATACGCAA GTTAGACGAATCTTGCTCACAGTACCGTTCACAAATGAACCGCCTTGAGGAGGAACTGGACCAGGAAAAGAAGAGGTTTCACATGCTAGAGATCCGGCTCAGGAACTCAGAGAGGGCTCACAAAGACGCGGAGACGAGGAACGTTCTTCTtcagcaggagatggaggagttcTTCAAAACCCTTGGAGATCTGACCACGGGAGCCACGCAGACCAACTAG